From Micromonospora rhizosphaerae, the proteins below share one genomic window:
- a CDS encoding AAA family ATPase codes for MTQLAKPKGIFDRELEWAELARFAADDRPGATLGVVSGRRRQGKTLLLYELARASGGFYFGATEATATESLRRLGEALGAYTGAPGPVQLADWSAAVDALLALGRERRVTVVIDEFPYLVRAARDLPSIIQHALTPGRPERTESRTRLLLCGSALSFMGGLLAGSAPLRGRAGLELPVQPLDYRAAATFWGIEDPSLAIKVFAIVGGTPAYRREYVQDDAPTGPDDFDGWVVRTVLNPARPLFREARYLLAEDPDLRDVALYHSVLAAVAEGNASRGGIAGYIGRKATDLQHPLTVLEDAGLLLREPDPLRSGRSSYRITEPLITFYQAIMRPAWTALEQRRGADVWRRSQRRYLSAVLGPRFEDIVRQWAIRFADPDVFGGIVAEASAAILTDPSSRTSHEMDLVALGEPPLGDGPRPLLAIGEVKWGRRLGVPDLDRLRRVRGLLLRRPGVDAAGARLLLASAEGFTDDLRRTAAELSDTVLVDVARLYAN; via the coding sequence GTGACCCAACTCGCGAAGCCGAAGGGGATCTTCGACCGGGAGCTCGAGTGGGCCGAGCTTGCCCGCTTCGCAGCCGACGACCGTCCGGGCGCGACCCTCGGGGTCGTCAGCGGTCGCCGCCGACAGGGCAAGACGTTGTTGCTCTACGAGCTGGCCCGGGCCAGCGGCGGGTTCTACTTCGGCGCCACCGAGGCAACGGCGACCGAGTCGCTCCGGCGGCTGGGCGAGGCGCTGGGCGCCTACACGGGTGCGCCGGGGCCGGTTCAGTTGGCCGACTGGAGCGCGGCGGTCGATGCCCTGCTCGCCCTGGGGCGGGAGCGCCGCGTGACTGTGGTCATCGATGAGTTCCCCTATCTGGTGCGCGCCGCCCGGGACCTCCCGTCGATCATCCAGCACGCGCTCACGCCGGGCAGGCCGGAACGTACGGAATCGCGAACACGTTTGCTGCTCTGCGGCTCGGCCCTGTCCTTCATGGGTGGCCTGCTCGCCGGCTCCGCCCCGTTGCGCGGGCGGGCCGGCCTGGAGCTGCCGGTGCAGCCACTGGACTACCGGGCCGCGGCAACGTTCTGGGGCATCGAGGATCCGTCGCTGGCGATCAAGGTGTTCGCCATTGTGGGTGGTACGCCGGCCTACCGGCGCGAATACGTTCAGGACGACGCGCCGACCGGCCCGGACGACTTCGACGGCTGGGTCGTGCGGACGGTACTCAACCCGGCGCGGCCGTTGTTCCGGGAAGCGCGCTACCTGCTTGCAGAGGACCCTGACCTGCGTGATGTCGCGCTTTACCACTCTGTGCTGGCGGCGGTTGCGGAGGGTAACGCCAGTCGTGGGGGGATCGCCGGTTACATCGGGCGGAAGGCGACCGACCTGCAACATCCGCTCACCGTGCTGGAGGACGCCGGCCTGTTGCTGCGAGAACCGGATCCGCTGCGAAGCGGACGCAGCAGCTACCGGATCACGGAACCGCTCATCACCTTCTATCAGGCCATCATGCGACCCGCCTGGACGGCGCTGGAACAGCGTCGTGGTGCGGACGTCTGGCGCAGGTCGCAGCGTCGGTACCTCAGCGCCGTCCTCGGTCCCCGCTTCGAGGACATCGTCCGGCAGTGGGCTATCCGTTTCGCCGACCCCGATGTCTTCGGCGGGATCGTCGCAGAGGCCAGCGCGGCAATCCTGACCGATCCGTCCAGTCGGACCAGTCACGAGATGGATCTCGTCGCGCTCGGTGAGCCGCCGCTCGGTGACGGACCGCGCCCGCTGCTCGCGATCGGTGAGGTGAAGTGGGGGCGCCGTCTGGGCGTACCGGATCTGGACCGGCTGAGGCGGGTGCGTGGCCTATTGCTCCGGCGACCCGGTGTGGACGCCGCCGGGGCGCGGCTGCTGCTGGCGAGCGCGGAGGGCTTCACCGACGATCTGCGGCGAACGGCGGCTGAACTGTCCGACACGGTCTTGGTCGATGTCGCGCGGCTCTACGCGAATTGA
- a CDS encoding MarR family winged helix-turn-helix transcriptional regulator, with product MPTPDRPGFALPLLLLAGFRTLIDDLHAELARQGHPELRPAHGFVLQAVGVDGTTASELGQRLGVSKQAAGKTVDRLVALGYLERADDPADARRKLVRMTERGLDGLRRSAVVFDQLRDRWAATLGADRVAAMEDDLRTVAEPNFFRLDVSGWLGP from the coding sequence ATGCCAACACCTGACCGCCCCGGCTTCGCGCTGCCCCTGCTGCTGCTCGCGGGCTTCCGTACGCTCATCGACGACCTGCACGCCGAACTGGCCCGACAGGGGCACCCGGAGCTGCGGCCCGCGCACGGCTTCGTCCTCCAGGCGGTCGGCGTCGACGGCACCACCGCATCCGAGCTGGGTCAGCGGCTCGGCGTCTCGAAGCAGGCCGCCGGCAAGACGGTGGACCGCCTGGTCGCCCTCGGCTACCTGGAACGTGCGGACGACCCCGCCGACGCCCGCCGCAAGCTGGTCCGGATGACCGAGCGGGGCCTCGACGGTCTGCGCCGTTCGGCGGTCGTGTTCGACCAGCTGCGCGACCGCTGGGCGGCGACGCTCGGCGCCGATCGCGTCGCGGCGATGGAGGACGACCTGCGGACGGTCGCCGAGCCAAACTTCTTCCGCCTCGACGTCTCCGGTTGGCTCGGGCCCTGA
- a CDS encoding CU044_5270 family protein, with protein sequence MNDLKTLDDLGRTLDPPGPTPPARLRHRVLTEATRPARRTARFARPRFGWRLAAVGGLAAALTVGVLATQVVSFGERTPVSTASAAERILASAAAQARRQPARPVRADQFIYVESRTVTMSVHEGGSERVTISPAHRRVWLSVDGTRDGLLREQGDPASGRDNLVLPGCQDGTSTQRKYGKAVQVECTPTPGYRADLPTDADGMLAYLYRGADGTKNPRDQEAFTAAGDLIREAYLSPASLAAVFEAVARIPGVRVVGDVTDEAGRAGVALARDDVQGVRAELIFDRKTYAFLGEHEVLTQEAYGLKAGTSINSTAVLKVAVVDQAGQLP encoded by the coding sequence ATGAACGACCTGAAGACGCTGGACGATCTGGGCCGTACCCTCGACCCGCCCGGCCCCACCCCGCCGGCACGCCTGCGGCACCGGGTCCTCACCGAGGCGACCCGGCCCGCCCGCCGCACCGCCAGGTTCGCGCGCCCCCGGTTCGGCTGGCGGCTGGCGGCGGTCGGCGGGCTCGCCGCCGCGCTGACCGTCGGCGTGCTGGCCACCCAGGTGGTCTCCTTCGGGGAGCGGACCCCGGTGTCCACCGCGTCCGCCGCCGAGCGGATCCTCGCCAGCGCGGCCGCGCAGGCGAGACGTCAACCTGCCCGGCCCGTCCGCGCCGACCAGTTCATCTACGTCGAATCCCGCACCGTCACGATGAGCGTGCACGAGGGCGGTTCGGAACGGGTGACGATCAGCCCGGCCCACCGGCGGGTGTGGCTCTCCGTCGACGGCACTCGGGACGGGCTGCTGCGGGAGCAGGGCGACCCGGCCTCCGGCCGGGACAATCTGGTCCTGCCGGGGTGCCAGGACGGTACGAGCACCCAACGGAAGTACGGCAAGGCTGTGCAGGTCGAGTGCACGCCCACCCCGGGTTACCGCGCCGACCTGCCCACGGACGCCGACGGCATGTTGGCCTACCTGTATCGCGGCGCGGACGGGACGAAGAACCCGCGGGACCAGGAGGCGTTCACCGCCGCCGGCGACCTGATCCGGGAGGCGTACCTCTCGCCGGCGTCGCTGGCCGCCGTCTTCGAGGCGGTCGCCCGGATCCCCGGCGTAAGGGTGGTCGGTGACGTCACCGACGAGGCCGGGCGTGCCGGAGTCGCCCTCGCCCGGGACGACGTGCAGGGTGTCCGGGCCGAGCTCATCTTCGACCGGAAGACGTACGCGTTCCTCGGCGAGCACGAGGTGCTGACCCAGGAGGCGTACGGGCTCAAGGCCGGCACCTCGATCAACTCAACCGCCGTGCTGAAGGTGGCGGTGGTCGACCAGGCCGGCCAGCTTCCCTGA
- a CDS encoding RNA polymerase sigma factor: MSGRAVSDATAIAASRRDAEEFGVLYDRYAAQLYRYAYRRVGPELAEDVVADTFLAAFRRRSSYDLARTDARPWFFGILTREIARHRRAEEARWRALGRAGVDDVAEGFADRVAASVTARSTRRPLAEALRRLSPGDRDVLLLVAWSDLSYEEVAETLQIKIGTVRSRLHRARRKLRAALGDSNPTDITEVDR, encoded by the coding sequence GTGTCGGGCCGCGCCGTCAGCGACGCCACGGCCATCGCGGCGTCCCGCCGGGACGCCGAGGAGTTCGGCGTGCTCTACGACCGGTACGCGGCGCAGCTCTACCGGTACGCGTACCGGCGGGTCGGGCCGGAACTCGCCGAGGACGTCGTCGCCGACACCTTCCTCGCCGCGTTCCGCCGGCGCAGCTCGTACGACCTGGCGCGGACCGACGCCCGCCCCTGGTTCTTCGGCATCCTGACCAGGGAGATCGCCCGGCACCGGCGGGCCGAGGAGGCCCGGTGGCGGGCGCTCGGACGCGCCGGTGTCGACGACGTCGCGGAAGGCTTCGCCGACCGGGTCGCCGCGTCGGTCACCGCCCGCTCCACCCGCCGGCCGCTCGCCGAGGCGCTGCGGCGGCTCTCCCCCGGAGACCGGGACGTGCTGCTGCTAGTCGCGTGGAGCGACCTCAGCTACGAGGAGGTGGCCGAGACCCTCCAGATCAAGATCGGCACGGTGCGCTCCCGGCTGCACCGCGCCCGCCGCAAGCTGCGCGCCGCGCTCGGCGACAGCAACCCGACCGACATCACCGAGGTGGACCGATGA